Genomic window (Paenibacillus sp. 37):
CGGGAGGTGTATGTCATGGGTAACAGAAAAGCGGTCTGGTTACTGGTCTTTGCACTCACGTTCACCCTGTTTGGACTTCATCCTGAACGAACAAGCGCTGCAAGTGTCACGATCACCAATGGCACCGATTGGCTCGACACCGCGGGCAATCCCATCCATGCGAACAGCGGCAACATACTGCAGGTAGGCTCGACGTATTATCTGTACGGTGAACATGCGGTGGGCGGCAAGTTCGACAGTGTGAACGTCTACACCTCGACCGATCTGAAGAACTGGACTTTCAGCAATGCCATTCTGACGAAAGATTCCGCAACCGAGCTGGCTTCCAGCAAGATTGAGCGCCCCAAAGTCATCTATAACGCCTACACCAACCAGTATGTGCTCTGGGCACACTATGAGAATGGAACGGACTACAACCTTGGGCGTGTAGCGGTCGCAACAAGTAATACCCCGAATGGAAAATTCACCTATGAGGGCAGCTTCCGACCGCTGAATTATGAATCCCGTGACATGACCGTCTTTGTTGATACCGATGGCACGGGTTATCTGGTTACGGCTTCACGCAAGAATGGCGGCGCCAATGATACAATGGCTGTTTTCAAAATGAATGCAAGTTACACCGGAATACAATCCTTCGAGGGTTGGCTGTTCGAGAATGCTTATCGTGAAGCGCCTGCTGTTGTGAAAAAAGGAAACCGTTACTACCTCTTCACCTCCCAAGCCGCTGGCTGGTATCCGAATCAGGGTGCTTATGCTACAGCAACTTCCATGACGGGTCCATGGACTGCGCTTACGCCATATGGTAATCCATCTGCCTTTGGTTCGCAGATTCATGATATTGCCACGATTACAGGCAGCAACACCACATCCTACATCTACATGGGAGATCGCTGGAATCCGATGAATCTCGGAGAGCACAAGCATATTTGGCTGCCGCTAACCTTGAATGATTCCAACGGAACAGCATCACTGGAGTGGTATACAACGTGGAACATCGATGCAGCAACAGGTGCGGTAACACCGCCTGCTCTCGTCAATCATGCCCAAGGCAAAACAACTACCGCCAGCTCTACAGCCTCCAGCTCGTCCGCATCCAATGTCAATGATGGCAACTACCAGACTTCATGGGTCGCTTCCTCCAATAGCTGGCCTGCCTGGTGGCAGGTGGACTTTGGCGCACCAAAGACGATCACGGAGATCGACACCTCCTGGTTTATGTATAAAGGTTCCGAAGGATACTACAAATACAAAATCGAGATTAGCAACGATGGTGTCAATTACTCTACCTTGGATCGCACCAACAATCTGACCTATGGCTATACGACGGATGCTGTGCATTTCACAGCTCGTTATGTACGGATCAATATGGTAAACGCGGTCTTGTGGAATAATCCGGGTAACTGGTACACCCCAACCCTGCACGAGGTCAAAATGTTGGGTCCTGCAACACCGGAAGCCACAGGTTACAGCCGGTTCAGTTCACACAACGTTCCGGATCGATACATCCGTCATGCCAACTACACTGCTCGCGTGGATGCCAACGTCTCACCTGTTCTGGATTCACAGTTCCGCGTCGTGCCGGGTCTTGCCAGCTCCATGGGAATATCACTGGAGTCCATCAACTTCCCGGGCTACTTCCTGAAGCGCAACACCAGCAATAAAATTGTACTTGAAGCTTATGCCGACACCTCCGCATATAAGGGAGATGCTACGTTCCTAAGCAGTCCTGGTTGGGCTGACAGCACCAAAGTATCCCTTCAATCGTACAGTCAGCCCGGATATTACATCCGGCATTATGATTACGTGTTACAGCTCGATGCCATCAACGCATCCAGCAACTCGACAGTGAAGAGTGATGCCACGTTTGGGCGAACCAATTTCTAAGCAAAATAATTGGAGATGAGGATTAGCCAGGTTTGGTGGGTTGTGCGAAGCAATGCGGGTGCATAACGTGCCGGAGACACAAACGCTGCATGAATTACAGTGAATTATGGAATATATTCAAAAAAAGCCTACTCCGATGGGAGTAGGCTCTTCTGCCAGTCTGATCTATCAAGGTTATTTGAAATTAGGATCAAACTTCATCATGTTCATTTTACCTTGTTCCTTATAACTCACATAGATGTTATCGGTGCTGTCTATGGTGATGTCTAGCTGAAGAACATCACCAGTGGAGAACCCGGCAGATCCTACGGGTCTCCAGTCCATATTCTCATATTTCATCACAGTCACCCTGTTGCCATCTGCAGCATCTCGATATGCAACGTAAGGCGTGCCTTGGCTGTCAAAGGCCATATCCATGCTTACTTCTTGAGATGAACCCACCGAGAATCCGGGAGTGCTCACCTTTTCCCATGCTGTATCTTCTGATGGAGTGGAGTGCGGATATTTCCACATTTCAACACCATTGGAACTGCTGAGATAGATCATATAAGGTACGCCAGATGGATCAAGCGCGGATGCAGCATCCATATTCGGAGTTATTTGATATGGATATAATTTAGGATCTAATTGTTTCCATGACCCATCTGCCAGACTATATCCTGTTGCCACAGGGGTACTAGATGACCTGAATGGAGCAAATAAATACATGCCGTTGTTTGGTAATGGTGCGAGGAAGGCTCTTAGACCTGCGAATGCCTGTATTCTCGCTTCTTGTATCCGTCCCCTATCGCTATAATACCTCCATGACATGAGCATTGACGGTTCCGCAGCATTACCGACCAAAGCACCTCTAAACATCAGAAAAGGATTATCATCCTTATCAAAGGTAATGAAGAAGCTGTCTTGAACTGTATCCACTTTTCTGCTCGTCTTACCATCATTCCAACTGAAGTCAGAGACAGTAGATACTGCTCTCCACCACTTATGTTCATCATTATAATTCTTAAAGCTTACTTTACCTGAGCTATTCTTATAAGCAACATAAAGCTTGTCCTTACTGTCTATTCCAAGCGATATAGCTGAGCTCCCCAATCCTCCCGCTTTTTCAAGATCGCTTTGATTGCCGAAGGACTGCCACTTGCCTCCCTTATATTGCATTACAAATACTTCGTAATTGTCCTTTATATAAGCCATGTAAGGCATCCCTTGACTGTCGAAGACGATATTGGACTTGCTATTCAATTCCAGCTCGTCACCCACCTGCAGCCAAGATGTCATCGTCCACTTCGCGAAAAGCGTGATGTCTGCCGTCACCGGCGTACCGAAGTCGTAGACGCTCTCCAGATCACGATCGCTGTACCAACCTTCAAATCGATATCCTGCCCACTTCGGCGCAGCAGGTGCCACAGCTTGGTTGCCAGTAACCACCGTCTGACTACCTACTGCTGCCCCACCGTTACTGTCAAAGTCCACCGTGCGGCTGTTAAATGTCCACTTCGCGTACAGCGTGAGGTTACCCGTCACCGATGTCGTGAAGCTGTAGGCTTCATTCAGTCCGGCGTCGCTGTACCAACCGTTGAACGTGTAACCATCCCTTGTCGGTACGGCAGGCTCCGTAGCATTACCGCCGGTTTGCATATTCTGGTCAGCCACCAGTGATCCGCCGTTACTGTTGAAGGTGACCGTATATATAGCCGTCCACTTCGCGTACAATGTGAGGTTATTCATCACAGGTGTCGTGAAGCCGTAAGATTCATTCAGACCAGCATCACTATACCAGCCTTCAAATACATGCCCTGCACGTGTCGGTGCTTCAGGAATCGTTGCCATTTCACCTTCACTCACAGACTGATTACTCACCGATGATCCATTGTTACTGCTGAAGCTCACTGTGTAGCTATTCTTCGTCCACTTCGCGTACAGCATTACATTCGCCGTTACACCTTCCGTGAAACCATAAGGTATCATCAATTCGCTATCGCTATACCAGCCATCGAACGTATACCCTTCCAGCATCGGAGCGCCAGGAGCAGTAGCCACGGCACCTTCATTCACACTCTGTTCTGTGACTACCGATCCGCCATTACTCTCGAAAGTTACGGTATAAGTATTCGGTACATAAACCGTCCACTTCGCGTACAACGTGAGGTCTCCCGTTACCACCATAGCCGTGAAATCGTAGGCGTTCATTAGCTCGCTATCGCTGTACCAGCCGCTAAACACATAGCCGTCTTTCGTCGGAGGGGCAGGAGCCATAGCCTTGACGCCTTCATTCACTGTTTGGGCATCTACTACCGACCCTTCATTACTCTCGAAGCTTATCGTGTAAGGGATCAGCCACTTCGCATACAGTGTGAGATCCGCCGTCACCGCAGCAGCGAAGTCGTAAGCATTCGTCAACGTGTTATCACGATACCAGCCGCCGAATACATAACCATCTTTCGTCGGTTCAGTCGGCGTACTAATCGTAGCGCCAAACCCTACAGTCTGAGCCGGCACTTCTTCGGACCCACCGTTACTGTCGAAATTTACGGTGTAGTCGTTAATTGCCCACTGTGCGGTAAACTGGACATCCTCGGCAGGCATCGTGGTCGGAGGTGTTGGCGACCAACCCGTAAAGCTATATCCCTGCCATGTCGGAGTGCCCAGACGCAACAGCATCGTTGCTCCGAAAGGAACATTATCCGTTTTATTTGCTGCTCCAGAACCATTATAATCAACCGTCATTTGGTATACATCACGCTTATAATATACCTTCAGCGTCGTTTTACCGTTGCTCGTGATTAGATCCGTCAGTACCGAAATGCTGTCGTCCCGCACGAAGCCATCATAGGATCTCGGCTTGACGTCCGCCAAACTCGCCTCGGTACCCGTAACTCCACGATACGATTCCGTATCTGCAACCGTATAGGTGTCACTTCCGATATTTTGCAGCAAGTACACGACCTGATAAGGCGTACCCTCTCTCCCCATCCACTTCGCTGTATACGTAGTATCCTCAATCGGCATCGTACTTGGAACTTCTGGCGACCAACCGGCAAACGTATATCCCTGCCTTGTCGGTACAGGTATACGAGTAGCGATGTTCTTGCCAACGGCTTCTGTTAGCGAGATTTGGGGCGCACCAGCATAACCCCCAGCGAAAGTCATCTTTCGATTCTCCGGATAGTAATTAACTCTTACGACTGTCGAGCCGTCGCCCTTGATTAATACGCCGCTTACCGTTCCGGTCGCATAGCCTTGCTCCTTAAACCTGTCGGAGCTGATTCGAATCTCCGTGTCCGTTGTTCCAGTCCTCTTTTCCGTATCCACAGGCGGAGCCTGTATCCTGCTGTTCGGGTCTAGCACATAATACTCAACGGTATACGGCGTATTCTTATTCGCAATCCAGTGCGCGTACAGTTTCCGATCCTCCGCAGCCATTCGGCTCGGAATCGTGATCTTCGTGCCGCCGGAAGCGGCCGTATACCAGCCGTCAAAGGTGTATCCTGGATATACCGGGGTGACCACGCTGATTGGCGCGTTATACGGAGCCGCCACTACCTGGGTCACTCCGCCGTTCTGCGGATCTAGCTGAAGGTTGTAGTCACCCACTCTGGCAAGCCAGCTTAAATGAATCGTACGCTTGAGTGGATCGGACGTGAACGACCCCGGCGACCCCTTCCAGGTGATAACCAGATTGCCCTCACTCACCTGAATCTTCTTGTCCACCACTTCAATCATACCGTTCACTGCGTCATACTTGAAGTTCGGATTGTCCACCTGAATATCGAAATTCGAGCGATCATAAGCCCGTGTATCCGTAGCGCCTGTCTTCAAATCAAAGGTATTCATTGTGACCCACAACTCCGGTACAACGATGGATGACGCAGAACCCGCCATGTTCACTTTGAGCGACTTATCCTGTGGATAGGCGAAGTCGTAGACGTTCTGTTCTTCTCCAATCGTATACAGTGGCCACTCTTCATCGACTAGCTCTACGCCGCCGGAAAGCGCGCCATCTCCTAATTGAGCGCCGAGTTCGACCTCCAAATAGATGCCAATCTCAACGAACAGAGCGCCTAGAGACTTCGTACTCTCCACCCCGCTAATATTTTTCAATTGATAGTAGAAGTAGCCCCAGAGATTCACATACACACCGGGTTCTACAGCAAGCCCGATACTATTCAACTTGACGCTTCCAATCCCCGCTTTGACCTCCATATGAATACCAGCTCGTAAACCGATCGTCCCCATCACATAGAAGGTAAATTGGTAATCTCCGTCTCCCGGCAAGCTGACCGTATTGCTCGAACCACTGAAACTCAATACGCGCAAGCTAACCGAGTAGCGCTTGGCCATCTTATAGTAGAAATCTGCCCCCACCGTCAGGTTCACCTGGGCGCTGACCACAAACTCCGCTTCAAATTTGACTTCCACAATACCTAAAGCCACGCGTACGCTCTTTTCAAAGAGCTCCTTCTTGATTAACGGAACCCATTCCGTGTCTTGCTCCAACATCTCTTGATACTTTTCCTTCAACGATTCGGCATCTACGGCAGTATCCTGCACGCCCGCCATTACCGCTTTAATCTGTGTCGCAATGTCCTGAACCTTTCCCAACCTGCCAGCGTTCTTCTCGCCCACCCAGTCATTCAGTGCATCATTTAACTTATCGTGTTCAACGAGAGCTATCTCTGCCGTGATGTTCATCCCGGTATAGCTATAAGCATCCAGATTCGCCGTAATTACATAATCATCAATGCTGTACCAGTAAGGAATTCCCCACTTTTTCAGCCAATGCCCTTGCATATCCCCATTAATACCGAGATCCAAGCTCATCTCCTGAACGAATGTACCCGTCATATGGATAACAAGATCGCTGTCTTCATTGATATTGACAACAATATCGGCACCCACTTGTAATGTAGCGCTTACGCCTGAGGTTCGGCCGTCAATATTCTTCAGCCTCGTGCCGAGTGAAGCAACAACGGTCAGATTCTCCACACTTACCCGGCTCCCTTTACCGGACGCCAGGGAAGACTGAGCCTTGATCTCCTGAATTTCCTTCGTCTCCATGGCGATGTCAGACAGATAATCCGCGGCTTCATTGACGAATCCGCTGTCCCTCGCTTGCTGCTCAATTTGCTCTTCGAGCTGTGCAATCTGTTCTTCCGACAACAGATCGTCGCCGTTAATGGCTTGCTTCTGATAGATGTTGAAGACATTCTCAATATCTTCAATCGTGGCATCAGTATATTCGATGATGTCCATCTCTGCTATAGGCGTAATCGAAGTGATACGTCCATAACTGACAATTCGAGAACCTTCTTCAGCAAAGATGCCCTCATAAAAACCGATAAAGTCACCCACATCCACCGTGGTTAACTCATCCAAGCCGAAAGGCTCATATAGGCTGTCGCTGTAATTCATTTGGATATGCTCAACTGTGATGGATTTGTTATTCGGATTTCCATCTGTGTCTGCTTCCACACTCACCGGCAGAACATCCGGCTTGAGCAACACTTGATTGGTATCTGCATGGTCATAGGTATAGGTGATTCCGTCTACCTCTGTGATCTGGACATAGGCAACATCGCCATCGTCTTCACCCGTTGTTGCTAATGTACGCAGATCAGGGCGAACCCCTTGATATATGGCGACTGTATTGCCGACTTGAATCACGGTGCTGCCGGAATACACGAACGTTCCACTGCTCGCGTTCGCCTCGGCAAGCGCATTTTCGCTACCGCCCACCGTCGTGGAAACTACCGAAATCGCTGGTGAACCCACAGCTTCGCCATTCAATATCATATCCGTGACATCCGTAAATGGAAGGTAGATCATGTTAGGGTTCAGCGGAATGTCCAGAACCTCTTGCTTAGCGACACTAAAAACATAAATACTCGTTGTCGCATCTTGGCCTTGGAAGGATAAACTGTCATCCGTCAACGTAAGTTGATACGTATTGCCTTCAACGAATTTTCCGTCTTCAGCTGCGGACGCTACCGTGAAAGCACCGTTCCCACCAGTGACGGTAACTCCAGCAAAGTCGGGGTTCGCCGTGTCTGTGAACGTCATGCCCGCTTGAACCTCGGATACTGTCAGGTTACCTGATGCATCGTGTACCGCGATCGTGAAGTCTGGTGCCACATCCAGCACCGAATAGCTTGGTGTGCTCTGTACGGCATTATCTATGCTATCCGTATACTTCGCATACAACTTCGTATCCGCAGTCAAGGTAGTGCCACTTGCGAAGATGAGTGAAAGGTCACTATCCGCAAACCACCCTTGAAATATATATCCTTCTTTTGTTGGAGCCGGCAGGTTATTTAGCGCTTGGCCTTTCCGCACTTTCTGCGCGTCAACTGGCGTACCTCCGTTGCTCTCGAAAATGAGTGTGTATGTAGCCTCACCGGTGTTACCGCCTCCGTTGTCTCCAGGCGTTCCACCACCATTATTACCGCCTGGTGTCGGCGTTGGGTTCACTGTTGGAGTTCCCGGTTGGGTCGGTTGAGTTGATGTCGGTGTGGGAGTAGGTGTAACCGGCGTTTGATTCTGATTTTTCCACGCCTCTACAACCGCGTTGTTGCGCATGAAGAGAACCGCTGCTTCCGCGCGAGTCGCTTGCGCACGCGGATTGAAGTTCCCCTTTTCATCCCCGGTGAACACACCGGCTTGCCACAGCTTGATGACCGCTTCAGCCGCCCAAGGTGATACATCCCCGAGATCGCCCGGCTCTGTCGTGACCAGATTCTCGGTCTGATAAGGGATCTGTTCGCTTTCGAAATACCGCAACGTCATCGTCGCCATTTGCTCCCGAGATACGGTAGCATCCGGCGAATATTTCCGATCCCCCGTGCCATCGGTAATTCCCTTCTTAACCGCCCATTCGACATATGGCGCATACCAGCTGCCCGCCTGTACATCAGCAAAGCTCGATGTGGAGTACGCCCCCGCATCGACTCCGGCCATCCGTCCAAGTGCCGTTACATACATGGCACGTGTCATTGTCCCCTTAGGAGAGAAGCTACTCGCGTTCGTTCCGCTGAATATGCCCTTCTCCTGCACATGGACGACTGCATCATAGAACCAGTCGGTGGGACTCACATCCTGGAATCCAGTGGATGTGGTTACTTTTGTCTTCTGCATCGGCAGTTCAGCCGCTACTGCCGATTGCGCTGGTAATAGGGGCACGGCAGAAACTATTAAGCTGATCACCAGCATCCACATCAGGATCTGCCGGCTCACCTTCCATCCCTGTATTACTTTCTTCACTTGTATTCATCCCTTCTATGTATAGATCAAACTAAAAAAACTATCCAAAATTGGTTTCTAACCAAGCTAATCACCAAAGCCAGACTAATAGCGGAAACCACTGACCCAGATCGGGATCATTGGTCTCCTGCGAGTCAGTTCGCTCGGCACGTGGAGATCAAGCGAGGAAAAAAATTAACATACAGAAATGGCGTTGTCCTAGCTGCGGCGTTCAGCACGGTACGATAATGCCAAATTTACAGATTGAATTCGTTCACCGACCTTTCTGATCAGTCGCAGTCGAATTGTGACACCGACACAGCAAATTATGTCGTTTTTTCTTCCGTATTTTATCATGCGAGATAGGGGCGCTTGTGAATTATAAAGAAAACTTTAAGTAAGCAACTACTCGCAAGCGAGAACATCAATGACATCAAAAAATAGTGGCGTAGGGAAGGTAACTCCCACACCACTATTTTTCATGAATTCTTTAGCTAATCTGCAATCCATTCCAGATGATTCTCTTCTCAACGATTCATCTGCCAGAATCGACTATAACGAACTGCTCTTCCCCCAACGCAGTCTTGGAGGAAGCGAAAAAACACTAATATGCCTCTTGGGTTTCAATGAGATAAAAGGCTCCTGCTGATTCTTCGCCACATTGTGGGCGATATGCCTGAAGCGCAGTCCGCTTTCGAACTCGGGATTAAGCGCAATCGGAATGCCCTTATGTACGGAACGTATAATTTGTACATCGGCATGGATCACGCCAATCACACCAATATTGAGAATATCGATAATATCCTGCATCTTTACCGTTGCCGAACGGGCTTCCTGTCCGTCGGCCATATTAATGATGAGCTGTGGCGGAGCCTGAATCATATCTTCTAATAATCCGATCACGCGATCCGCGTCCTGAAGCGATGTACGATGAGGCGTAGTAACGACAATAGCCTCATCTGCTGCCAAAGCCGCATTCCAAAATCCATTTTCAATGCCTGCCGGCGAATCAATCAGCACATAATCATAGCTCTGGGCTATTTGCTGTACAACCTCGCCAAAAACTTGCGGATCATCGTGATGCACCGCGTCGTTACTACAGGAGATAAAGGACAAGGTACTGATTCGCTTATCTTTGACGATCACTTGATGTAAAGCACATTGACCCGTCAGAAAATCAGAAATATGATACCCTACCCTATTACTCAAACCAAGCGGAATATCCAGATTTCTCAATCCAAAATCAGCGTCGATCAAGCAAACGCTGCTCCCCGATAAGGCGAGGGCAGTCCCGAGATTAGCCGTGACCGTTGTCTTGCCAACTCCGCCTTTCCCTGATGTGATACATATAACTCGTGCCATCGGAGCCACTTCCTTCTCTTCAAGTACTAATGCGGGACAGCAAGACAACCATTTCTTCACGTATTATCGTTTGATCCGGCTTGAATGTAACGTCCTCGTAGCTAATAATCAGTTGCAATTTGATGAAATATGTCGTTATATCGACCACAGTGATTTTATCATGATGGATTAACCTACTTGAGAAACCTAAAGAAAACTTTAAATCCGTGCGTATTGGATCGTTTAATTCTTCGGAGAGATGGCACATCATTTTGACGAGGATGGAAAAGCGCAGACTGGTGTTGAGGGATTCAATATCTTGAGTCGGTTACAAAGCTAGTGGAAAGAACAAAAAATGGGCCAATAGCGTCAGGTACTGCTCCAACGCCATTTTCCCATTTATAATAGACTACCACCCTTACTGCTATATTCATGCTTGTGACGTACTATTAGAAACCAGCATATATCCGCTCCCCCGAACCGTAATAATTCGCTCAGGGTCGGCAGGGTCAGACTCAATTTTTTTGCGTAAATTACTGATATGTACAGCAACCGTTCTTGTATCCTCCAGACTTTCCATTCCCCAGATGATTTGAAACAACGTATCGACACTGACGACACGATTCACGTTTTGTGCCATATAGGACAGCAGACTGAATTCTTTTTTCGATAAAGAGATAGGTATACTCCCCATGTTGACGGACTGCGTGTAGAAATCCAGTGTCAAACCCGGTAACTCCAGCAGTTGTTCCCTTCTACCCGTCGACACTCTGCGAAGGTGAGCCTTGATCTTGGCCATGAGCACTCCCGGACTGAACGGTTTGGTCACATAATCGTCCCCGCCATAGGATAATGCGCTAATTTTTATTTCGTCTTCCTCTTGACTGCTCAGAAACACAATCGGCGCACTGGTGAGATTACGCGCATTCCTGCACCAGTCAATACCGTTTTCATTAGCCAGTAATATATCCAGTATAATTAAATCCGGCTCAAACGATGCAAGCAGCTCCATCGCTTCTGACCCGCTATGACTGCAGGTGGAGACAAATCCCTCCCTATCACAATACACCTGCACAATCTCGCATATATGAGGATCATCATCAACGATCATGATTTTGTGCGTGTCCATCTCATCACCCCTTTCCTTCAATCACCGTACAAGGAAACGTTATATAGAATGTCGCCCCCATCTTGCCGTCGCTCTCCGCTCGAACCATGCCTCCGTGCGATTGTACGATTTCCCTGCAAATTGCCAGCCCCAGTCCACTGCCCTCTATGCCCATTCCCGGCCGATCGTATCTGTAATTACGTTCAAAGATTTGCTCAAGCTGATCCGGAGGAATCCCCATACCAGAATCCTCTATGCTAATAACTGCATGAGGAGCATGATTCACCATTTCCACAACTAGTGCAATACGCACCACCCCCCCGCTGGAGGTGAACTTCATGGCGTTAGATACTAGATTAAATAAGGCCTGCTCTATTCTTTTCGCATCCATCTCGACAACTGGCAAAATAGATCGTCTATCCTCGGTATCTCCGATATCCAGTAAGAAGTCTAATCCTGCGTCACGCACTACCAACTCATATTGTTCAAAAAAACCATGCAAGAAAGGAATCATCTGAATCGGCTCCATTCGGTACGAGACCTGTCCGGTCTCCAAATGGGACAAGAAGGACAACTCCTCGATCATGCGGTTAATCCTTATCGTGTTCTCCCGGATGTACTTCAGATATTGTTCATTGCGTTCCGGCTTGACCCTGTCCTGTATAGCTTCTACATATCCGAGCATACTGGACAACGGCATACGCAGATCATGCGTAATATAAGCAAGAAGCTTCTTCCTCCCTTGCTCGGAGTGAAGCAGTTGGTCATACGAGGATTGGAGATCATCATACACTGTAGATAAGGCCTGTGTTCGCTCCTGAACGGTCTGTTCCAGATTCATATTCATTTCAATCAGCTTGTCATTAACGTCCTGTAATTCACGTGTAATTCTCTCTTCGTTCGATGCCGTCCTCGTAGATCGCGAAGACAGCAGAATCAACTGCGCAATCGTAAATATCAATAACCCAAGCGGAGATGTATTTCCAATCGGCGACCATCCGTTAAAATATAAAAAATCGTTGACAACCGTGACCAACGTAACCACCGACACCAGCAGGAAGATCAACGCTCCCTCCATACGTCGCACAGCCGCCTGAACCAGTCCGATCATCAGATAAATCATATGTAGAACTACCATCACACCGATCATCAGCATAAATTTTGAATATATAAGTGCAGGAGTTACCACCACAAGGACACAGAATACGCCGGTTGTGATCAAGCTAAAAAGACGAAACCATCGTGATATGTAATTGGGAAAAATGCTATCAAAATACATGCTGATGATATAACCACTGACACAAAGAATCAGATATTCAATCTTGAACTGCAATTCCCAAGGAAACTGAGGCAACCATTGTGTAAAGATAAGCTCCCCGTTGAACAAGGATCGAATACCAAGCAGTACAGTAAACAGGCCAAAATATAACGGAGCTCTATCCTTACGTCGCAGCATGAACAACAGCAGATTATACAAGCCGATCACTAGTAAACTTGCCGTGATGAACATATCCCTGGCAAGATTCAGATTGGTCTTGGAAGTTAGTACGTCACTACCACCCAGCTCGATATCCTTGGTAATGCCGCCACGCTTATGATTGAAGTTGGCTACTTGCATAACCAGCTCTATCGTATCGTTTTTAGGCTGAAAATACACCAGTTTCGTCTCCAGATGCGGGGTCACGCGG
Coding sequences:
- a CDS encoding AbfB domain-containing protein; amino-acid sequence: MGNRKAVWLLVFALTFTLFGLHPERTSAASVTITNGTDWLDTAGNPIHANSGNILQVGSTYYLYGEHAVGGKFDSVNVYTSTDLKNWTFSNAILTKDSATELASSKIERPKVIYNAYTNQYVLWAHYENGTDYNLGRVAVATSNTPNGKFTYEGSFRPLNYESRDMTVFVDTDGTGYLVTASRKNGGANDTMAVFKMNASYTGIQSFEGWLFENAYREAPAVVKKGNRYYLFTSQAAGWYPNQGAYATATSMTGPWTALTPYGNPSAFGSQIHDIATITGSNTTSYIYMGDRWNPMNLGEHKHIWLPLTLNDSNGTASLEWYTTWNIDAATGAVTPPALVNHAQGKTTTASSTASSSSASNVNDGNYQTSWVASSNSWPAWWQVDFGAPKTITEIDTSWFMYKGSEGYYKYKIEISNDGVNYSTLDRTNNLTYGYTTDAVHFTARYVRINMVNAVLWNNPGNWYTPTLHEVKMLGPATPEATGYSRFSSHNVPDRYIRHANYTARVDANVSPVLDSQFRVVPGLASSMGISLESINFPGYFLKRNTSNKIVLEAYADTSAYKGDATFLSSPGWADSTKVSLQSYSQPGYYIRHYDYVLQLDAINASSNSTVKSDATFGRTNF